In a genomic window of Helianthus annuus cultivar XRQ/B chromosome 10, HanXRQr2.0-SUNRISE, whole genome shotgun sequence:
- the LOC110886523 gene encoding NDR1/HIN1-like protein 13, with amino-acid sequence MADKIHPSAKQPAGIATATGNGGNITFPATKSQIYNNTRPVYRPQPHRNRRRSCCCRFCLWLTFILLILIILAAVAGGIFYVIYRPHRPSFTVSSLQISQFNLTSSNHLNSRFNFTVTARNPNKKIEFDFNPVSVSIDSKGSDVGDGSIPAFFMPKKNTTKLKAVVAASGRSVDDNSGLKSDLKDKKSLPLSIHLDTKIKVKIGSLKTKKVPVRVVCNGIRFTAPVGKTVATASTSGVKCKVDLRIKIWKWTV; translated from the coding sequence ATGGCCGATAAAATACATCCTTCCGCTAAACAACCCGCCGGAATCGCAACCGCCACCGGAAACGGCGGAAACATTACCTTTCCGGCAACCAAATCTCAAATCTACAACAACACTCGTCCAGTCTACCGTCCTCAACCACACCGCAACCGCCGCCGCAGCTGCTGCTGCCGTTTCTGCCTCTGGCTCACCTTCATCCTCCTCATCCTAATCATCCTCGCCGCCGTCGCCGGCGGCATCTTCTACGTCATATACCGTCCACACCGCCCGTCGTTCACCGTCTCATCGCTTCAAATCTCTCAATTCAACCTAACTTCATCAAATCACCTAAACAGTAGGTTCAACTTCACCGTAACCGCTCGAAACCCTAACAAGAAGATCGAGTTCGATTTCAATCCGGTTTCCGTTTCAATCGATTCGAAAGGAAGTGACGTCGGTGACGGATCTATACCGGCGTTCTTCATGCCGAAGAAGAACACGACGAAATTGAAGGCGGTTGTGGCGGCTAGTGGAAGAAGTGTGGATGATAATAGTGGATTGAAATCAGATCTGAAGGATAAGAAGAGTTTGCCGTTATCGATTCACCTTGATACGAAGATTAAAGTGAAGATCGGAAGCTTGAAGACGAAGAAGGTGCCGGTTAGGGTTGTTTGTAACGGAATTAGGTTTACGGCGCCGGTTGGTAAGACGGTGGCGACGGCGAGTACTTCCGGTGTGAAATGTAAGGTGGATCTTAGGATCAAGATCTGGAAATGGACGGTTTGA